Proteins encoded in a region of the Massilia sp. UMI-21 genome:
- the gshB gene encoding glutathione synthase has product MKIAFLADPLSTFKIYKDTTFAMMREAARRGHAIYAFEQRDMVLEEGVVTAIVTRIHLTGEPDAWYRADKPESVQLSVFDAVIERKDPPFDMEYVYGTYLLELAERQGARVFNRPAAIRDHNEKLTIGQFSQYTSPTMVSSDPARLRAFHEKHGDVIFKPLDGMGGAGIFRVTNDGMNLGSVIESLTANGKHTIMAQKFIPAIKQGDKRVLVIDGKPVPFTLARIPQGNEVRGNLAAGGLGVAQPITEREREIAEALGPVLAARGLLLVGLDVIGDFLTEVNVTSPTCFQEIADQTGFDVAAMFIDAVELRAKETH; this is encoded by the coding sequence ATGAAAATCGCTTTCCTCGCCGACCCGCTTTCCACGTTCAAGATTTACAAGGATACGACTTTCGCGATGATGCGCGAAGCCGCCCGGCGTGGCCACGCCATCTACGCGTTCGAACAGCGCGACATGGTGCTCGAAGAGGGCGTGGTCACGGCCATCGTCACGCGCATCCATCTCACCGGCGAGCCCGATGCCTGGTACCGCGCCGACAAGCCGGAAAGCGTGCAGCTCTCGGTGTTCGACGCCGTCATCGAACGCAAGGACCCGCCGTTCGACATGGAATACGTGTACGGCACCTACCTGCTCGAGCTGGCCGAGCGCCAGGGCGCGCGCGTATTCAACCGCCCGGCCGCGATCCGCGACCACAACGAGAAGCTCACCATCGGCCAGTTCAGCCAGTACACTTCGCCGACCATGGTCAGTTCGGACCCGGCGCGCCTGCGCGCCTTCCACGAGAAGCACGGCGACGTGATCTTCAAGCCGCTGGACGGCATGGGCGGCGCCGGCATCTTCCGCGTCACGAACGACGGCATGAACCTGGGTTCGGTGATCGAATCGCTGACCGCCAACGGCAAGCACACCATCATGGCGCAGAAGTTCATCCCGGCCATCAAGCAGGGCGACAAGCGGGTGCTGGTCATCGACGGCAAGCCGGTGCCCTTCACGCTGGCCCGCATCCCGCAGGGGAACGAGGTGCGCGGCAACCTGGCTGCCGGCGGCCTGGGCGTGGCCCAGCCGATCACCGAACGCGAACGCGAGATCGCCGAGGCGCTCGGGCCGGTGCTGGCCGCGCGCGGCTTATTGCTGGTAGGATTGGATGTGATCGGCGATTTCCTGACCGAGGTGAACGTCACCAGCCCGACCTGCTTCCAGGAGATCGCCGACCAGACCGGATTCGACGTGGCCGCGATGTTCATCGACGCGGTCGAACTGAGAGCAAAAGAGACCCACTGA
- a CDS encoding PTS fructose transporter subunit IIA yields the protein MVGILLMTHAPLGQAFIAAVAHVFRGPTERFEAIDVTADQDLAQVNCLAKEAIARLDEGDGVLVITDIKGGTPSNCCNSLADAGHVEVIAGISLPMLLRAITYRRDTLDVVVEMALAGAQNGAVRVDNRIRVGSG from the coding sequence ATGGTTGGCATCCTGCTGATGACTCACGCTCCGCTGGGCCAGGCATTCATCGCGGCGGTGGCGCACGTATTCCGTGGGCCCACCGAACGCTTCGAGGCGATCGACGTGACCGCCGACCAGGACCTGGCGCAGGTGAACTGCCTCGCCAAGGAAGCAATCGCACGCCTGGACGAGGGCGACGGCGTGCTGGTCATCACCGACATCAAGGGTGGCACGCCATCGAACTGCTGCAATTCGCTGGCCGATGCCGGCCATGTGGAAGTCATCGCCGGCATCAGCCTGCCGATGCTACTGCGTGCCATCACCTATCGCCGCGACACGCTCGACGTGGTGGTGGAAATGGCCCTGGCCGGCGCCCAGAACGGCGCGGTGCGGGTGGATAACCGGATCCGCGTCGGATCGGGCTGA
- a CDS encoding DUF4272 domain-containing protein has product MTPEARRAASESWLREHGVPINPLLPMIEDEPDVGLRSEDALWRRLVALWGVVGRATLRRNAYFKDYFSVGERRSWLSADEAAFLFTDTPDERELVRFSWRLEAMFFLAWCGGLVDELPLPLHPSSVEAVLPLYPHDLGEATMLRQALRLRSKAEILDWSDRLYRLHWAVRDAQLNGHAPPPGIDPGMVLEWHHAANWMTRYEQEDDWDAVGTDT; this is encoded by the coding sequence ATGACACCGGAAGCACGCAGGGCAGCAAGCGAATCCTGGTTGCGGGAGCACGGCGTGCCCATCAACCCGCTCCTGCCCATGATCGAAGACGAACCCGACGTCGGGCTGCGTTCGGAAGACGCGCTGTGGCGCCGGCTGGTGGCCTTGTGGGGCGTGGTCGGCCGGGCCACCCTGCGCCGGAATGCCTATTTCAAGGATTATTTTTCGGTAGGCGAACGGCGCAGCTGGCTGTCGGCCGACGAAGCGGCCTTCCTGTTCACGGACACGCCCGACGAACGCGAGCTCGTGCGTTTCTCGTGGCGGCTCGAAGCCATGTTCTTCCTGGCCTGGTGCGGCGGCCTGGTGGACGAACTGCCCCTGCCCCTGCATCCATCGAGCGTCGAGGCCGTGCTGCCGCTCTACCCGCACGACCTGGGCGAGGCCACCATGCTGCGCCAGGCGCTGCGCCTGCGCAGCAAGGCCGAGATCCTCGACTGGTCGGATCGCCTCTACCGCCTGCACTGGGCGGTGCGCGATGCCCAGCTGAACGGCCATGCGCCACCTCCCGGCATCGACCCGGGCATGGTGCTGGAATGGCACCATGCCGCGAACTGGATGACGCGCTACGAGCAGGAAGACGACTGGGACGCGGTCGGCACCGACACCTGA
- a CDS encoding homoserine O-acetyltransferase, whose protein sequence is MGSIGTVTPQAMHFAEPLRLQSGASIGDYTLVYETYGSLNADKSNAVLVCHALNASHHVAGTYADKPKSQGWWDNMVGPGKPVDTDRFFVIGVNNLGSCFGSTGPMHTNPATGKPYGAAFPLLTVEDWVAAQARLADRLGIDCFAAVMGGSLGGMQALSWSILFPERLRHCIVIASTPKLSAQNIAFNDVARQAILTDPDYHGGDFYEHGVVPKNGLKVARMVGHITYLSNDDMAEKFGRKLRNAAEKDDYAFDFGIDFEIESYLRYQGDKFSEYFDANTYLLITKALDYFDPARAHGGDLTKALENTRAQFLLASFTTDWRFSPERSREIVEALVSNRRKVTYAEIDAPHGHDAFLLEDPRYLGVVRAYYDRIAAEFSNTLAGEAA, encoded by the coding sequence ATGGGATCGATTGGAACAGTCACACCACAGGCGATGCATTTCGCCGAGCCGCTGCGCCTGCAAAGCGGCGCCAGCATCGGCGACTACACGCTGGTGTATGAAACCTATGGCAGCCTCAACGCCGACAAGTCGAACGCGGTCCTGGTCTGCCATGCGCTGAACGCCTCGCACCACGTGGCCGGCACCTATGCCGACAAGCCCAAGAGCCAGGGCTGGTGGGACAACATGGTCGGCCCGGGCAAACCGGTCGATACCGACCGCTTCTTCGTGATCGGCGTGAACAACCTCGGCTCCTGCTTCGGCTCGACCGGCCCGATGCACACCAATCCGGCCACCGGCAAGCCCTATGGCGCGGCCTTCCCGCTGCTGACGGTGGAAGACTGGGTCGCGGCCCAGGCGCGCCTGGCCGACCGCCTCGGCATCGACTGTTTCGCCGCCGTGATGGGCGGCTCGCTGGGCGGCATGCAGGCGCTCTCGTGGAGCATCTTGTTCCCCGAGCGCCTGCGCCATTGCATCGTGATCGCGTCCACGCCCAAGCTGTCGGCCCAGAACATCGCCTTCAACGACGTCGCGCGCCAGGCCATCCTGACCGACCCGGACTACCACGGCGGCGACTTCTACGAGCACGGCGTGGTGCCGAAGAACGGCCTGAAGGTGGCGCGCATGGTCGGCCACATCACCTACCTGTCGAACGACGACATGGCGGAAAAGTTCGGCCGCAAGCTGCGCAACGCCGCCGAAAAGGACGACTACGCATTCGATTTCGGTATCGACTTCGAGATCGAGTCCTACCTGCGCTACCAGGGCGACAAGTTCTCGGAATACTTCGACGCCAACACTTACCTGTTGATCACCAAGGCGCTCGACTACTTCGATCCGGCGCGCGCCCATGGCGGCGACCTGACCAAGGCCCTGGAAAACACCCGGGCCCAGTTCCTGCTCGCCTCGTTCACCACCGACTGGCGCTTCTCGCCCGAGCGCAGCCGCGAGATCGTCGAGGCGCTGGTGTCCAACCGCCGCAAGGTGACCTACGCCGAGATCGACGCGCCGCACGGCCACGATGCCTTCCTGCTGGAAGACCCGCGCTACCTGGGCGTGGTGCGCGCCTACTACGACCGGATCGCGGCCGAGTTTTCCAATACGCTCGCAGGGGAGGCGGCATGA
- a CDS encoding M48 family metallopeptidase, giving the protein MTKLKHLAACLSLFAAVGAAGMGQAAAQDDRNTTVQDGIRVEPLSRAGRFIPEEQLNEAAAQQYTEMMSQAQQKGVLLPPSHPEVQRLRAIAKRIIPYAPRWNQKATQWQWQVNLIDSADINAFCMPGGRIGFFTGILNTLKLTDDEVAAVMGHEIAHALREHSREKIAKQMGTSAIARLGGALVSGIFGIDPGITGTVANYGAQLIGLKFSRGDEREADLVGLDIAARAGYDPRAGIALWRKMAALDKRAPIELLSTHPGGESRIADMQAHMNQLLPVYARTKGTTVSKLPPYQTNVALR; this is encoded by the coding sequence ATGACAAAACTTAAGCATTTGGCTGCCTGCCTGTCCCTGTTTGCCGCCGTCGGCGCCGCCGGGATGGGCCAGGCCGCGGCGCAGGATGACCGCAACACGACGGTCCAGGACGGTATTCGGGTCGAACCGTTATCGCGCGCCGGCCGCTTCATTCCCGAAGAACAGCTCAACGAGGCCGCTGCGCAGCAGTACACCGAGATGATGAGCCAGGCACAGCAGAAAGGCGTGCTGCTGCCACCTTCGCACCCCGAGGTGCAGCGCTTGCGCGCCATCGCCAAGCGCATCATTCCCTACGCTCCGCGCTGGAACCAGAAGGCCACCCAGTGGCAGTGGCAGGTCAACCTGATCGATTCGGCGGACATCAACGCCTTCTGCATGCCGGGCGGGCGGATCGGTTTCTTTACCGGCATCCTGAACACGCTGAAGTTGACCGACGACGAGGTCGCCGCGGTGATGGGGCACGAGATCGCCCATGCCTTGCGCGAGCACAGCCGCGAAAAGATCGCAAAGCAGATGGGAACTAGTGCTATTGCCCGCTTGGGCGGTGCCCTGGTCTCGGGGATCTTCGGGATCGATCCGGGGATTACCGGCACCGTCGCCAACTACGGCGCCCAGCTGATCGGCCTGAAGTTCTCGCGCGGCGACGAGCGCGAAGCCGACCTGGTGGGCCTGGACATCGCCGCCCGCGCCGGCTACGACCCGCGCGCCGGCATCGCCCTGTGGCGCAAGATGGCGGCGCTCGACAAGCGCGCCCCGATCGAGCTGCTCTCCACCCACCCGGGCGGCGAGAGCCGCATCGCCGACATGCAGGCGCACATGAACCAGCTGCTGCCGGTCTACGCACGCACCAAGGGCACCACCGTGTCCAAGCTGCCGCCCTACCAGACCAATGTCGCGCTGCGTTGA
- a CDS encoding HPr family phosphocarrier protein, translating into MIQQELEIINKLGLHARASAKFTQLAAKFKSDVWLTRNGRRINAKSIMGVMMLAAGKGAKVLLEADGPDEEACIAALAGLINDKFGEGE; encoded by the coding sequence ATGATTCAACAGGAACTAGAGATCATCAACAAGCTGGGCCTGCACGCCCGCGCCTCCGCCAAATTCACCCAGTTGGCCGCCAAATTCAAAAGCGACGTCTGGCTCACCCGCAACGGCCGCCGCATCAATGCCAAGTCGATCATGGGCGTCATGATGCTCGCCGCCGGCAAGGGCGCGAAAGTGCTGCTCGAGGCCGATGGCCCGGATGAAGAAGCCTGCATCGCGGCGCTGGCGGGCCTGATCAACGACAAGTTCGGCGAAGGCGAGTAA
- a CDS encoding class I SAM-dependent methyltransferase — protein MSRLKPCCGALGDHGPMDAHTDKQAEQDRIKNVYRRWHGGAALDRYAWHRPEILQQVAARSRAFAALLSESVGGDLSGLRVLDVGCGTGGFLRQLIDWGADPARLTGTELQQDRLDHAQRFTAGGVNWRLGTLDTMGLRGFDLVTTQTVFSSILDAGLRRDLAAQMWRALRPGGWVLVFDFRYDNPRNPNVRKVTRAELDAFWPGARSRYRTLMLAPPIHRLLARAPWMLSDLLTALAPPLRSHFMYMVQKGA, from the coding sequence ATGAGCCGCCTCAAGCCTTGCTGCGGTGCCCTGGGCGACCATGGCCCCATGGATGCGCACACAGACAAACAGGCGGAACAGGACCGCATCAAGAACGTGTACCGGCGCTGGCACGGCGGCGCGGCGCTCGATCGCTATGCCTGGCACCGTCCTGAAATCCTGCAGCAGGTGGCGGCCCGCTCGCGCGCCTTTGCCGCCCTGCTCTCCGAGTCGGTGGGCGGCGACCTGTCCGGCCTGCGGGTGCTCGACGTCGGCTGCGGCACCGGCGGCTTCCTGCGCCAGCTGATCGATTGGGGCGCCGACCCCGCCAGGCTCACCGGCACCGAACTGCAGCAGGACCGGCTCGATCACGCCCAGCGCTTTACCGCCGGCGGCGTCAACTGGCGCCTCGGCACCCTCGACACCATGGGACTGCGCGGCTTCGACCTGGTAACGACGCAGACGGTGTTTTCCTCGATCCTCGATGCCGGACTGCGGCGCGATCTGGCGGCCCAGATGTGGCGCGCCCTGCGCCCGGGCGGTTGGGTGCTGGTGTTCGATTTTCGTTACGACAACCCACGCAACCCCAACGTGCGCAAGGTCACGCGCGCCGAGCTCGACGCCTTCTGGCCCGGCGCGCGCAGCCGCTACCGCACGCTGATGCTGGCGCCGCCGATCCACCGGCTGCTGGCGCGCGCGCCCTGGATGCTGTCCGATCTCCTGACCGCGCTGGCGCCGCCGCTGCGCTCGCACTTCATGTACATGGTGCAGAAAGGCGCTTGA
- the amt gene encoding ammonium transporter, producing MKHTVTKVLSGLAAASLALPALAAPSINKGDTAWMFVATLLVIMMAIPGLALFYGGLVRAKNMLSVLMQVFMVFSLIIVLWCLYGYSLAFTQGNAFIGGFDRAFLNGIYDAATGSFSQAATFSKETMIPEFIFVAFQGTFAAITCGLIVGAFAERVRFSAVLLFVVLWFTFGYLPVAHMVWFWAGPDAILDAATLATVTEGAGFLWQKGALDFAGGTVVHINAAVAGLVGAYMIGKRIGLGRESMAPHSLTMTMIGASLLWVGWFGFNAGSALEAGDVAALAFINTLLATAAAAVSWMLGEWVVKGKPSLLGAVSGAVSGLVAITPGCGFVGPMGALVMGLLAGVICLWGVTGLKRLLGADDSLDVFGVHGVGGILGALLTGVFAAPQLGGQGIWDYIANKGAPDYSIAGQVWVQAQAVGITIVWSALVAFLAFKLVDVVIGLRVPADQEREGLDITSHGESAYHA from the coding sequence ATGAAGCATACCGTTACCAAAGTCCTGTCCGGCCTGGCCGCCGCCAGCCTGGCGCTGCCGGCGCTCGCCGCGCCCAGCATCAACAAGGGCGACACCGCGTGGATGTTCGTCGCCACGCTGCTGGTCATCATGATGGCGATCCCGGGCCTGGCCCTGTTCTACGGCGGCCTGGTGCGCGCCAAGAACATGCTGTCGGTGCTGATGCAGGTGTTCATGGTGTTCTCGCTGATCATCGTCCTGTGGTGCCTGTACGGCTATTCGCTGGCCTTCACCCAGGGCAATGCCTTCATCGGCGGCTTCGACCGCGCCTTCCTGAACGGCATCTACGATGCCGCGACCGGCAGCTTCAGCCAGGCCGCCACCTTCAGCAAGGAGACCATGATCCCCGAGTTCATCTTCGTCGCCTTCCAGGGCACCTTCGCCGCCATCACCTGCGGCCTGATCGTCGGCGCCTTCGCCGAGCGCGTGCGCTTCTCGGCGGTGCTGCTGTTCGTGGTGCTGTGGTTCACCTTCGGCTACCTGCCGGTGGCGCACATGGTCTGGTTCTGGGCCGGCCCCGACGCCATCCTTGATGCCGCCACCCTGGCCACCGTCACCGAGGGCGCCGGCTTCCTGTGGCAAAAAGGCGCGCTCGACTTTGCCGGCGGCACCGTGGTGCACATCAACGCGGCCGTGGCCGGCCTGGTCGGCGCCTACATGATCGGCAAGCGCATCGGCCTGGGCCGCGAATCGATGGCCCCGCACTCGCTGACCATGACCATGATCGGCGCCTCGCTGCTGTGGGTGGGCTGGTTCGGCTTCAACGCCGGCTCGGCGCTGGAAGCGGGCGACGTGGCGGCGCTGGCCTTCATCAACACCCTGCTGGCGACCGCCGCGGCGGCCGTGTCGTGGATGCTGGGCGAGTGGGTCGTCAAGGGCAAGCCTTCGCTGCTGGGCGCCGTCTCGGGCGCAGTGTCGGGCCTGGTGGCGATCACCCCGGGCTGCGGTTTCGTGGGGCCGATGGGCGCGCTGGTGATGGGCCTGCTGGCAGGCGTCATCTGCCTGTGGGGCGTGACCGGCCTGAAGCGCCTGCTGGGCGCCGACGACTCGCTCGACGTGTTCGGCGTGCACGGCGTGGGCGGCATCCTGGGCGCGCTGCTGACCGGCGTGTTCGCCGCGCCGCAACTGGGCGGGCAGGGCATCTGGGACTACATCGCCAACAAGGGCGCGCCGGACTACTCGATCGCCGGCCAGGTCTGGGTGCAGGCCCAGGCGGTCGGCATCACCATCGTGTGGTCGGCGCTGGTGGCCTTCCTCGCCTTCAAGCTGGTGGATGTGGTGATCGGACTGCGCGTGCCGGCGGACCAGGAACGCGAGGGGCTGGACATCACCAGCCACGGTGAGTCGGCCTACCACGCATAA
- the gshA gene encoding glutamate--cysteine ligase, with amino-acid sequence MVPHLATALTGPLLDLEKKILEATPAIERWFRLEWQEHTPPFYCSVDLRNAGYKLAPVDTNLFPGGFNNLSTEMLPLAVQAAMAAIDKYCPDARNLLMIPETHTRNPMYLQNVARLMQIFRQTGLHVRLGSLSPEVTQPTPLALPDGNMLVVEPLVRSSNGRRVGLADFDPCTILLNNDLSSGIPAILENIHEQSLLPPLHAGWALRRKSNHFKAFDEVAKKFGKLIDIDPWLVNPLHSKVGEIDLQQDLGTEQLADAVSALLSKIKKKYKEYGMKEQKPFVIVKPDAGTYGMGVMTVKDASEVRDLSRVQRNKMTVIKDGVAITDMIVQEGVPTFESINDAVAEPVVYMIDRYVVGGFYRVHAERGIDQNLNAPGSQYVPLAFAQQHAMPDLKAKPGTAAPNRFYVYGVVARLGLLAASLELERTDPNPEVY; translated from the coding sequence ATGGTTCCGCACCTCGCCACCGCCCTGACCGGTCCCCTCCTGGACCTGGAGAAGAAAATCCTCGAAGCCACGCCCGCCATCGAGCGCTGGTTCCGCCTCGAGTGGCAGGAGCATACGCCGCCGTTCTACTGCTCGGTGGACCTGCGCAATGCCGGCTACAAGCTGGCCCCGGTCGACACCAACCTGTTCCCGGGCGGCTTCAACAACCTGTCCACCGAAATGCTGCCGCTGGCGGTGCAGGCCGCCATGGCCGCGATCGACAAGTACTGCCCGGATGCGCGCAACCTGCTCATGATTCCGGAAACGCACACGCGCAATCCGATGTATCTGCAGAACGTGGCGCGCCTGATGCAGATCTTCCGCCAGACCGGCCTGCACGTGCGCCTCGGCTCGCTGTCGCCGGAGGTCACCCAGCCGACGCCGCTGGCGCTGCCAGACGGCAACATGCTGGTGGTCGAGCCGCTGGTGCGCTCGTCCAACGGCCGCCGCGTCGGCCTGGCCGATTTCGATCCCTGCACCATCCTGCTGAACAATGATTTGTCGAGCGGGATTCCGGCTATCCTGGAAAACATCCACGAGCAGTCGCTGCTGCCGCCGCTGCACGCGGGCTGGGCGCTGCGTCGCAAGAGCAACCATTTCAAGGCCTTCGACGAAGTGGCCAAGAAGTTCGGCAAGCTGATCGACATCGATCCGTGGCTGGTCAATCCCTTGCACAGCAAGGTCGGCGAGATCGACCTGCAGCAGGACCTCGGCACCGAGCAATTGGCCGATGCGGTGTCGGCGCTGCTCTCGAAGATCAAGAAGAAGTACAAGGAATACGGCATGAAGGAGCAGAAGCCCTTCGTGATCGTCAAGCCGGACGCCGGCACCTATGGCATGGGCGTGATGACCGTGAAGGATGCCAGCGAGGTGCGCGACCTGAGCCGTGTCCAGCGCAACAAGATGACGGTCATCAAGGATGGCGTGGCGATCACCGACATGATCGTGCAGGAAGGCGTGCCGACCTTCGAATCGATCAATGACGCCGTGGCCGAGCCGGTGGTCTACATGATCGACCGCTACGTGGTGGGCGGCTTCTACCGCGTGCATGCCGAGCGCGGCATCGACCAGAACCTGAACGCGCCGGGCTCGCAGTACGTGCCGCTGGCCTTCGCCCAGCAGCATGCGATGCCGGACCTCAAGGCCAAGCCGGGCACGGCGGCGCCGAACCGGTTCTACGTGTACGGCGTGGTGGCGCGCCTGGGCCTGCTGGCCGCGTCGCTGGAACTCGAGCGCACCGATCCGAATCCGGAAGTGTATTGA
- the ptsP gene encoding phosphoenolpyruvate--protein phosphotransferase, producing the protein MASFTLHGIPVSRGISIGRAHLLTPAALDVKHYLVPEEQVEAEVARLQHAIAEVHRGLQALWTELPKDAPTELGAFIDVHALILSDPLISEAPLDIIRTRHYNAEWALVTQIDELSSQFDEIEDEYLRERKHDIQQVAERVLKVLMGTALEIPPLLAGEDHAPPQMIVVAHDISPADMLAFRDRDGATRSFIGFVTDVGGQNSHTAIVARSLDIPAVVGMSQASRLVEQDDWVIIDGDAGVVICNPSQLVLEQYRARQASLIKARKRLLKLKKTPAVTRDGTPVTLLANIELPEDCAAALDAGAMGVGLFRSEFLFMGRSHGLGHALRIPGEDEQFEQYRKAVVAMKGRPVTIRTLDVGADKPLDPTEHTALNPALGLRAIRYCLAEPQLFLTQLRAILRASAFGKVRILIPMLAHAFEIDQTLSMIEQAKQQLREEGVKYDPAVEVGAMIEIPAAALALPMFVKRMQFLSIGTNDLIQYLLAIDRVDYEVAHLYNPLHPAVLGLIAQTIATAQKAGLDVAVCGEMAGDTKLTRLLLGMGLREFSMHPAQLLSVKQEILNSDLAAITTRTRRILRSIEPDEIATAVEQLQTL; encoded by the coding sequence ATGGCATCGTTCACGCTCCACGGCATTCCGGTTTCGCGCGGCATCTCGATCGGCCGTGCGCACCTGCTCACGCCGGCCGCGCTCGACGTCAAGCACTACCTCGTTCCGGAAGAGCAAGTCGAGGCCGAGGTCGCGCGCCTGCAGCACGCCATCGCCGAAGTGCACCGCGGCCTGCAGGCCCTGTGGACCGAGCTGCCCAAGGACGCGCCGACCGAACTGGGCGCCTTCATCGACGTGCACGCGCTGATCCTGTCCGACCCCTTGATCTCGGAAGCGCCGCTCGACATCATCCGCACGCGACACTACAACGCCGAATGGGCGCTGGTGACCCAGATCGACGAGCTGTCGAGCCAGTTCGACGAGATCGAGGACGAGTACCTGCGCGAGCGCAAGCACGACATCCAGCAGGTCGCCGAGCGCGTGCTGAAAGTCCTGATGGGCACCGCGCTGGAGATCCCGCCACTGCTGGCGGGAGAGGACCACGCGCCCCCGCAGATGATCGTGGTGGCCCACGACATTTCGCCGGCCGACATGCTGGCCTTCCGCGACCGCGACGGCGCGACCCGCTCCTTCATCGGTTTCGTCACCGACGTCGGCGGCCAGAATTCGCACACCGCGATCGTCGCGCGCTCGCTCGACATTCCGGCGGTGGTCGGCATGAGCCAGGCCTCGCGCCTGGTCGAGCAGGACGACTGGGTGATCATCGACGGCGACGCCGGCGTGGTGATCTGCAACCCGAGCCAGCTGGTGCTGGAACAGTACCGCGCGCGCCAGGCCTCCCTGATCAAGGCGCGCAAGCGCCTGCTCAAGCTCAAGAAGACCCCGGCGGTGACCAGGGACGGCACCCCGGTCACGCTGCTGGCCAATATCGAGCTGCCGGAAGACTGCGCGGCGGCGCTCGATGCCGGCGCGATGGGCGTCGGCCTGTTCCGCTCGGAGTTCCTGTTCATGGGACGCAGCCATGGACTCGGCCACGCCTTGAGGATCCCGGGCGAGGACGAGCAGTTCGAGCAGTACCGCAAGGCGGTGGTGGCCATGAAGGGCCGCCCGGTCACCATCCGCACGCTCGACGTCGGCGCCGACAAGCCGCTCGATCCCACCGAGCACACCGCACTGAACCCGGCGCTGGGCCTGCGCGCGATCCGCTACTGCCTGGCCGAGCCGCAGCTGTTCCTGACCCAGCTGCGCGCGATCCTGCGCGCCTCGGCCTTCGGCAAGGTGCGGATCCTGATCCCGATGCTGGCGCACGCCTTCGAGATCGACCAGACGCTGTCCATGATCGAGCAGGCCAAGCAGCAGTTGCGCGAGGAGGGCGTCAAGTACGACCCGGCCGTGGAGGTCGGCGCCATGATCGAGATTCCGGCGGCCGCGCTGGCGCTGCCGATGTTCGTCAAGCGCATGCAGTTCCTGTCGATCGGGACCAATGACCTGATCCAGTACCTGCTGGCGATCGACCGCGTCGACTACGAAGTGGCGCACCTGTACAATCCGCTGCACCCGGCGGTGCTGGGGCTGATCGCCCAGACCATCGCCACCGCCCAGAAGGCCGGGCTGGACGTCGCCGTGTGCGGCGAGATGGCCGGCGACACCAAGCTCACCCGCCTGCTGCTCGGCATGGGCCTGCGCGAATTCTCGATGCACCCGGCCCAGCTGCTGTCGGTCAAGCAGGAAATCCTGAACAGCGACCTGGCGGCGATCACCACCCGCACCCGCCGCATCCTGCGCTCGATCGAGCCGGACGAGATCGCGACCGCAGTGGAGCAGCTGCAGACGCTCTAA
- the metW gene encoding methionine biosynthesis protein MetW, whose amino-acid sequence MNFKELHSLRPDLAFIADWVRDGAHVLDVGCGDGAMLRYLELGKQCTGYGVEIADDKVLESTRRGISVIQHDMEQGLDLFRDNTFDMVLCLSSLQMMQHVEARLRDIVRVGQEAIVSFPNFAYWPHRVALIKGRMPVSRTLPYQWFDTPNVRYATIHDFKDLAEKCGLEVLEYVALAEGRPVRFLPNLRGSLAVFRLRKKAGVVA is encoded by the coding sequence ATGAATTTCAAGGAACTGCATTCCCTGCGTCCCGACCTGGCCTTCATCGCCGACTGGGTGCGCGACGGCGCCCACGTGCTGGACGTCGGCTGCGGCGACGGCGCCATGCTGCGCTACCTGGAGCTGGGCAAGCAGTGCACCGGCTACGGCGTCGAAATCGCCGACGACAAGGTGCTGGAAAGCACCCGGCGCGGCATCAGCGTGATCCAGCACGACATGGAGCAGGGCCTGGACCTGTTCCGCGACAACACCTTCGACATGGTGCTGTGCCTGTCCTCGTTGCAGATGATGCAGCACGTCGAGGCGCGCCTGCGCGACATCGTGCGGGTCGGCCAGGAAGCGATCGTCTCCTTCCCCAACTTCGCCTACTGGCCGCACCGCGTGGCGCTGATCAAGGGCAGGATGCCGGTCTCGCGCACGCTGCCCTACCAGTGGTTCGACACGCCCAACGTGCGCTACGCCACCATCCACGACTTCAAGGACCTGGCCGAGAAGTGCGGGCTGGAAGTGCTGGAATACGTGGCGCTGGCCGAAGGAAGACCGGTGCGCTTCCTGCCCAACCTGCGCGGCAGCCTCGCGGTGTTTCGTCTGCGAAAGAAAGCGGGCGTTGTCGCCTGA